A window of Onychostoma macrolepis isolate SWU-2019 chromosome 01, ASM1243209v1, whole genome shotgun sequence contains these coding sequences:
- the p2rx3b gene encoding P2X purinoceptor 3b isoform X1, with protein sequence MQQCTGKMWSCITDFFTYETTKSVVVKSWTIGIINRVVQLLIITYFVGWVFLYEKAYQVRDTAIESSVMTKVKGFGEYNNRIMDVADYVTPTQGASVFCVITKLITTENQVQGHCPESELKFKCESDSTCKKLMSKPSSNGLLTGRCVNFNDTHKTCEIKGWCPAEIDEIQPIPMMEVENFTIFIKNSIRFPRFNFTKGNFLPNINSSYIKKCNFDFESNMYCPIFKVGDVIRFAQQDFTTLAKKGGVIGIKIAWVCDLDKADDECKPAYSFTRLDAMSEKTTVSPGYNFRYAKYFKMENGTEYRTLLKAYAIRFDVLVNGDAGKFDMIPTLINMVAAFTSVGVGTVLCDIILLNFLKGADQYKAKKFEEVSDSHIQNSNSLYRTRDHSQHSIKTDEKFSNDSGAFSIERYS encoded by the exons ATGCAGCAGTGTACTGGAAAAATGTGGAGCTGCATAACAGATTTCTTTACCTATGAGACGACCAAGTCCGTGGTGGTAAAGAGCTGGACTATTGGCATCATAAACCGTGTCGTCCAACTCCTCATCATCACATACTTCGTTGG CTGGGTGTTCTTGTATGAGAAAGCATATCAAGTGAGAGACACAGCTATCGAATCATCAGTCATGACTAAAGTGAAAGGGTTTGGAGAGTATAACAACCGGATCATGGATGTAGCCGATTATGTCACACCCACTCAA GGGGCATCAGTGTTCTGCGTCATCACTAAGCTCATCACGACAGAAAATCAAGTTCAAGGACACTGTCCAGAG AGCGAGTTGAAATTCAAATGTGAGAGTGACAGTACTTGTAAGAAGCTGATGTCAAAACCGTCTAGCAATg GGTTGCTGACAGGACGATGTGTGAACTTCAATGATACCCACAAAACCTGTGAGATCAAAGGATGGTGTCCTGCAGAGATTGATGAAATTCAACC AATCCCCATGATGGAGGTGGAGAACTTTACCATCTTCATCAAGAACAGCATTCGCTTCCCACGTTTTAACTTCACAAA GGGAAACTTTTTGCCCAACATCAATAGTTCCTACATAAAGAAGTGTAATTTTGACTTTGAGAGTAACATGTATTGTCCAATATTCAAAGTGGGGGATGTGATCCGATTTGCACAACAGGACTTTACTACTCTTGCTAAAAAA gggGGAGTGATAGGGATAAAAATAGCGTGGGTGTGTGATTTAGACAAGGCAGATGATGAGTGCAAGCCGGCCTACTCCTTCACCCGCCTGGACGCCATGTCAGAGAAGACCACCGTGTCTCCAGGATACAACTTCAG GTAcgcaaagtattttaaaatggagAACGGGACCGAGTATCGCACTCTGCTGAAAGCCTACGCCATCAGATTTGATGTGCTGGTTAATGGAGAT GCAGGAAAATTTGACATGATCccaactctaatcaacatggttGCTGCCTTCACCTCTGTTGGCGTG ggtACAGTGCTTTGTGATATCATTCTGCTGAACTTCTTGAAAGGAGCTGACCAATACAAGGCCAAGAAATTTGAAGAG GTATCAGATTCACATATTCAGAACAGTAATTCATTGTACAGGACCAGAGACCACAGCCAGCATTCAATCAAAACTGATGAGAAGTTCTCCAACGACTCTGGAGCATTTTCCATTGAACGTTATAGTTAA
- the p2rx3b gene encoding P2X purinoceptor 3b isoform X2 yields the protein MTKVKGFGEYNNRIMDVADYVTPTQGASVFCVITKLITTENQVQGHCPESELKFKCESDSTCKKLMSKPSSNGLLTGRCVNFNDTHKTCEIKGWCPAEIDEIQPIPMMEVENFTIFIKNSIRFPRFNFTKGNFLPNINSSYIKKCNFDFESNMYCPIFKVGDVIRFAQQDFTTLAKKGGVIGIKIAWVCDLDKADDECKPAYSFTRLDAMSEKTTVSPGYNFRYAKYFKMENGTEYRTLLKAYAIRFDVLVNGDAGKFDMIPTLINMVAAFTSVGVGTVLCDIILLNFLKGADQYKAKKFEEVSDSHIQNSNSLYRTRDHSQHSIKTDEKFSNDSGAFSIERYS from the exons ATGACTAAAGTGAAAGGGTTTGGAGAGTATAACAACCGGATCATGGATGTAGCCGATTATGTCACACCCACTCAA GGGGCATCAGTGTTCTGCGTCATCACTAAGCTCATCACGACAGAAAATCAAGTTCAAGGACACTGTCCAGAG AGCGAGTTGAAATTCAAATGTGAGAGTGACAGTACTTGTAAGAAGCTGATGTCAAAACCGTCTAGCAATg GGTTGCTGACAGGACGATGTGTGAACTTCAATGATACCCACAAAACCTGTGAGATCAAAGGATGGTGTCCTGCAGAGATTGATGAAATTCAACC AATCCCCATGATGGAGGTGGAGAACTTTACCATCTTCATCAAGAACAGCATTCGCTTCCCACGTTTTAACTTCACAAA GGGAAACTTTTTGCCCAACATCAATAGTTCCTACATAAAGAAGTGTAATTTTGACTTTGAGAGTAACATGTATTGTCCAATATTCAAAGTGGGGGATGTGATCCGATTTGCACAACAGGACTTTACTACTCTTGCTAAAAAA gggGGAGTGATAGGGATAAAAATAGCGTGGGTGTGTGATTTAGACAAGGCAGATGATGAGTGCAAGCCGGCCTACTCCTTCACCCGCCTGGACGCCATGTCAGAGAAGACCACCGTGTCTCCAGGATACAACTTCAG GTAcgcaaagtattttaaaatggagAACGGGACCGAGTATCGCACTCTGCTGAAAGCCTACGCCATCAGATTTGATGTGCTGGTTAATGGAGAT GCAGGAAAATTTGACATGATCccaactctaatcaacatggttGCTGCCTTCACCTCTGTTGGCGTG ggtACAGTGCTTTGTGATATCATTCTGCTGAACTTCTTGAAAGGAGCTGACCAATACAAGGCCAAGAAATTTGAAGAG GTATCAGATTCACATATTCAGAACAGTAATTCATTGTACAGGACCAGAGACCACAGCCAGCATTCAATCAAAACTGATGAGAAGTTCTCCAACGACTCTGGAGCATTTTCCATTGAACGTTATAGTTAA
- the LOC131545970 gene encoding galactose-specific lectin nattectin-like isoform X1, with product MKYRMTYSIAGMESFNFLLVTLLFGSGSFLTMERDEAAGHTNLSSGCVLPKACPMTGYEDWYKVGSRCVKYFGSPLNFTTAEFSCRNKAPGGHLVSVHNSKANGDLLCIVIKLNPHNLRIWIGGFEFFQSGRFIWTDGSSWNYQMWTPGEPKHVFSYKEDCVEMNWNHVGKWNDDACYVKKNFMCGFKVMTALTQTLGLD from the exons ATGAAATATAGGATGACGTACAG TATAGCAGGAATGGAGTCTTTCAACTTTTTATTGGTGACTCTCCTCTTTGGAAGTGGAAGCTTCTTAACAATGGAGAGAG ATGAAGCTGCTGGACATACAAATCTATCATCAGGCTGTGTTCTGCCTAAAGCATGTCCAATGACTGGCTATGAGGACTGGTACAAAGTGGGGTCACGCTGTGTCAAATACTTCGGCAGCCCTCTCAACTTCACTACCGCTGAG TTCAGCTGCAGAAACAAAGCCCCTGGTGGACACCTGGTGTCAGTGCATAACTCAAAGGCTAATGGTGATCTGCTCTGCATTGTGATCAAGTTAAACCCACACAACCTGCGCATCTGGATCGGAGGCTTTGAGTTTTTTCAG TCTGGTAGATTCATCTGGACTGATGGTTCCTCCTGGAACTATCAAATGTGGACACCTGGTGAGCCCAAACACGTCTTCAGCTACAAAGAAGACTGTGTGGAAATGAACTGGAATC ATGTTGGCAAATGGAATGACGACGCTTGTTATGTGAAAAAAAACTTCATGTGTGGCTTCAAAGTGATGACGGCTTTGACTCAGACTTTGGGCCTAGACTGA
- the LOC131545970 gene encoding galactose-specific lectin nattectin-like isoform X2: MESFNFLLVTLLFGSGSFLTMERDEAAGHTNLSSGCVLPKACPMTGYEDWYKVGSRCVKYFGSPLNFTTAEFSCRNKAPGGHLVSVHNSKANGDLLCIVIKLNPHNLRIWIGGFEFFQSGRFIWTDGSSWNYQMWTPGEPKHVFSYKEDCVEMNWNHVGKWNDDACYVKKNFMCGFKVMTALTQTLGLD; this comes from the exons ATGGAGTCTTTCAACTTTTTATTGGTGACTCTCCTCTTTGGAAGTGGAAGCTTCTTAACAATGGAGAGAG ATGAAGCTGCTGGACATACAAATCTATCATCAGGCTGTGTTCTGCCTAAAGCATGTCCAATGACTGGCTATGAGGACTGGTACAAAGTGGGGTCACGCTGTGTCAAATACTTCGGCAGCCCTCTCAACTTCACTACCGCTGAG TTCAGCTGCAGAAACAAAGCCCCTGGTGGACACCTGGTGTCAGTGCATAACTCAAAGGCTAATGGTGATCTGCTCTGCATTGTGATCAAGTTAAACCCACACAACCTGCGCATCTGGATCGGAGGCTTTGAGTTTTTTCAG TCTGGTAGATTCATCTGGACTGATGGTTCCTCCTGGAACTATCAAATGTGGACACCTGGTGAGCCCAAACACGTCTTCAGCTACAAAGAAGACTGTGTGGAAATGAACTGGAATC ATGTTGGCAAATGGAATGACGACGCTTGTTATGTGAAAAAAAACTTCATGTGTGGCTTCAAAGTGATGACGGCTTTGACTCAGACTTTGGGCCTAGACTGA